Genomic DNA from Equus caballus isolate H_3958 breed thoroughbred chromosome 10, TB-T2T, whole genome shotgun sequence:
TCAACTAACTGAGGTCGCTGGGGCcactctccagcctccagacacacacaccacGGGCGACATAGCGTAGTGGGGAGGAACAGATACCCAGCACAAACCACCAGCTCCACTATTCCTTCAATGGGGTGCCTTGAGCAAGTGACTTCCCTTCTCCCTGGTTCGGAttcttgtctgcaaaatgggaccAAAGTTGGCCGGCCCCAAAGGTAGGCTGTGCTTAGCACAACCAGTGTGTGGAACGAACGTCACCAACTGCTCACCAGCAGAGCTGAGTGCTAGGGTTAAAACAGTCAGAAGTCAGGCTGCCTGCCTTTTAAATGCCAATTTTGCCACCTTCTggtcatgtgaccttgggcaagtgacttaacttttCTGGGCCTCTATTTCTTCACGTGCAAAACAAGATAAGAGTATCGATGTCTCCGGTGGTTGTGAGGATGCAATTACGTGCTTGGCACATAGGAGGCACCCACTAAAGGTTAGCTGTCATCATTTTATTTGTATGAGTCCCCACCTCTAAGTCTCTCGGAGGATAGGAAACTGCAAGGGTCCCTGGTCCCAGTGAGTCCTTCAGTCTCACTTAGTCCTTGTGCTGCCGTCTGGGCCACCCCGTACCCCAAGACACATGGACACACACGGAGGTCAGCAGAGCGGCCTCAGACACAGAAAAAAGTTTAATTCTGCTGCGGCGGAGGGTCCCGGCTCCGGTAGACAGGATTTggttttggattttgttcttGTGGGGATTTATccggggagagaggaaggaatagGGGGGAGTCTGGTCCTTCCAGTGGGACCTGCCCGGGAGAATGTGTAGCGGGGAGAGGTCACCGGGAGAGACAGGGAGACGGGACGAAACacgggagggcagagggagagacgACCGGAGAGAGcgaggagagacaaagggggaaGGAGTAGGACGTCAGacagagagggggacagagacaaACGAGGGGGACAGAGAAAGGGGGACCCCAAGCCAGACCCGACGGGACCAGGTAGGTGagtggggcggggctgggggctttGGAGGCCGCCGCGGGACAGAATAGGATCTAGTCCAGCCAGATACAAGAAATGGGCCCCTCGCCCCTGCCCCGGATcccgggcgggggagggggctcGTGTCTCAGTGCTGCAGTATCgggggccctgcccctccccgcgCTTCGCTGTGTAAGGCACCGGCTCCAGCGAGGTCCGCGAGCGcgcggggggaggggcaggagggggctgggagtCCGGGGGGAGGGCAGCCCCCCAGGGCGCGGGGCGTGGCCTCGAGCCGCAGCCCGAggcggccccgcccctccgggAAGAGCAGGGCGCGTCCCCTCCAGGCCGAGGTCTGGGCGCTGCGCGTTCTCCCCCGAGTCCGCCCCAGCGTCCGGGCGGCCGGGCGTTTCTCCGCGGCACCCAGGGGTTCCGGCACCCGCCCGCCGCTCACACGGTACTCTCCAGCATCCACTCGGTGCTGGTGAAGGCCAGGCGCGCCCTGGCGGAGCCCAGCCCCAGGTCTCCGTCCTCCCCGGCCGCGCCCCCGCCGGCCCCGTCCAGATGCGGCGTGGACCGGTGGCGCTTTGTCCGCCGGGCGCGGCGCGGGTAACTGTGGCTCTGGAAGAGCGCCCCGTAGTCCCCGTCGAACGAATAGCGCTGCTGCGGCCTCGGCCGAGCCGGCGCCCCGCCAGGAACCAGAGCTAGAGTCGGGGGCGCCGAAGCTGGCGGCCCCAGAGCCCCGGAACGGCTCCTCCGAGGGCCCGCCGCGGCCAGAGATTCCTCCCCGGAGGTCTCCTCGGACGGCAGCAGGCACAGCGAGGTGGCCGAGCCGCCCAGGGAGCGTCCAAGGGCCGCCTCCGACTCCGCGGAAGCCGGCTCGGCCGCCGTGGCCTTCGCCTCGACGGCCGGCGCTGCAGCAGCCGGGGGCGCCACCTCGCGCAGCGCCTCGTAGCGGTCCTGAGCCGGGGGGGCCGGGGCCTGCGGCGCGCCTGCGCCGTTGGTCTGCGAGCACACGTGGCTGACCCGCGGGGCCGACCTGGAGGTGCCCTTGACGCGGCGGCCGTCCCCGTCCCCGTAGACCTTGTAGCGGATCATGAGCAGAACGATGAAGACCAGGACCGAGGCGACGATGACGCCCCCGATGGCGATGATCATGGTGCCGCCCAGGAAATGGGCTCTCAGCGGGCGGCAGGGCGCCGGGTCCCCAGCCGTGGTAAACTGCACGCAGCCCACCACTCGCGTGGCCGGCAGCGCCGTGGCCCCGTCGTCGTAGACAGCCAGCACGCACAGGTCATAGGCGCGGCCCGCCGCCAGGTCATTCACCAGGAAGGTCTGGCTGGTGGAAGGGATCATCCTGCGGGAGGGGGCGAGGTCAGCGCGGGGGTGGCTCCACTCTGAACCACGCCGCTTCATTGCATGGCCCACCCGTGGGGACCAGTGGGGACCAAACCATGCGTCCCTGCCGGTATTTCACCCTCTACTGGGACAACAGCAGCCACTCAAGCAACAAATTCCCACCCTCTAGGGACCATTGCCTCAGGCCACGCCCCTCATCTACATACCCCGCCCTCAGACCCACCTCCAGTCTGGGTCTCGTTCCCTACTAGATGGCGTCTGCCATCCATGTTCCCTCATCCACATACGCTCTTCCCGGGGATGGCAGGAGTGCTGTAGTTTTTAAGCGCTGCCTTCAAGGGACACGCCCCCTAGCAGAGTCTCACTCCCACTAGGATAACTGCCATTCAAGCCCTCTGATCTACATATCCCCAACCCTTAAGGGGACCGATGCTGCAGGCCGCGCCCCCTTAACCTGCATGCCCCACCCTCACTCAAGTGGACGCTGAGGTCAACTCACGCCACCCCCCTTTCTCCTACTGGGACGACGGATGCTCTTCTAGTTCCTATTTTCTACATGTCCCCTCCCTTTAGGGGAAACCATGATACAGGCCACTCCCCCCCATCTTGGTCCCACCTTGGGGTACACACGTCTCCTAGCTGCGGCTACCTTTGGGGACAATTTCCAAGCCCCTCAACTACATATTCCCGCCCAGGAAGGGGCCAAGGTTACAGGCCACTCTCCTTCTGATTGACTGGTGGCTTCCAAGCCACACCCCACAACAGCCCACTGGGATGGTTCCTCTGCCGTGCCTAGGACCATGTCCACTCTTTGCATGTCCTGCTCCTTGTCCAGATATCAGAGGCAGCCACTCTTTATGTGCCTGCACTGCCCTGTACCGCCAGAAGTCACCAAAACACGGCCCAGGTAAGTTTTAGCCATAACTGGGTCACATGTCGCCAAGCAAGCATGCCCCTTTCTTGCTGCACGTTCCTGCCGTCAAACGAGAGGCAATGCAGAGAAGTGACTAAGCTGACAAAGTCTGGGACCCAGACTGCCCGTGTTTGAGTTTCTCCTCTGCTATTTGCTAGCTCTGGGGGcttaggcaagtttcttaacctctctgtatctCATTTCCCCCAAAGGGGGATATTAAGAATTCCTACATCATAGTGATGGTGTCAAGTGTGAAGGAGTTAACATACCCCAAGCCTGGCACTTAGTAATATCATTATTAGCTCATGTCCCACCCAGTGTTGGCCAGGAACCCTTGCTGGGACTCACCCTCTACTGCCAGTTGCACCCTCCCCATCTATAAGACCATTCCCACTAGGCCTTGTCTCTCTTCTGTCCCGCACATCCCTTCCATGCTGTTGGCCAGGTCTAACCTTGGCTAACTGGGACCGCCACATCCCTGTGGATTTGCACTTCGACCTCACAAGTTCTCCTCTCCTGCCAATCTCTCAGTGGGCCACCAGAGACAAGGACCACCTCCTTATCTGCGGGGCGCCACCACCTCTCAAAGGCCATGCCCCATCTCCAAAAGCCTCTTACTCTCAgaaccctcccttcccctccagccaGGCCACCTTCCGGTCCAGAAGCCCATCTCAGTTCCCCCACCTCCAGGAGGTTCCCCCTGCCACCAAGAGCGATCCTCCAAAGGGAAGACTTCAAGGAAGGGCCCCACCCCCTTTATAGAGACACACCCACTTCTCAAACTCTCCCCCTGCCTGCCATTTCACAGGCCACTGCCCCCCTCCCCATCCAGCCTTGGACCCCTGGCTGTccgccttcctcttcctcccatcTCCCCTCTCAGAGAGCCTTGATTCCTCTTGCTCCATCCCCCAAAATAACCAGTTGCTAGGGGCTCCCCACTTTGCAAGGACAGAGCTGGCTCCTTAAGAAAGCTTGGGCCCGTGTGTCTCTAATTGGCTGCAAGACCCGAGCAGGCAGCAGCGAGGGCTCCTGGTTGGATGTCACCTCCGCCCACGGCAGCAGTGAGGAAGTTAACTCCCGCCGCGCCGGAGCACAGGCATCTGCACCCCCCAGTGGAGGAGGACTGGAACTGTGGCCCTAAGGGGAAGAGAAGAGTCCCGGGGTCTGTCACCCAACTGGGGACGGAGGGCCATCAACATCTGCATACCTGCTGGGTCTGGGGGCCTGTGAGCCTGCCCCGCCCACCCATGAGGTGGCCATgggtcagagagagaaggaaagagaggaacagagaggtgGGGAGTCACAGAACCCAGAACTGTGCCCAGAAATGTATTATCCTTctcccctccatccctgcctgGCAAACAgcaggtgatcaataaatgtgtgttcaaCGTAAAAAGGGCAGGATCAGAAGTCAGAAGGGTCAGGGCTGGAGTGCTGGTCCTGCCACTGTCTGTGTGACCTTCGGCAAGAGACTGCGCCCcagcctgagcctcagtttccctaactATAAAATGGGAGGGGGGCTCCTCGCTGCCCCAGAGCAGAATTGGGAAGATGGAAGGAGGAAGCGTCCTTGGAAGCACCTTAGAAAGGTTTTGTTTGGTTTGCACTAATGTTCATAAAACTGGGCCAGTGTCTGATCCATCTCGggaggcccagggcccagcatgGAATCTCACATGCTGTAGGCATTTCCTCAGTGTTCGGTGACCAGgttcaaaaagagaagaaaatgaggatgCCAGAGACAAGGGGAAAGAGAGGCATTTACTCATTCGGCCAACAATGGGAaagcgcctactatgtgccaggcctgtgGCCAAAGAACACTGGGACAGGTGGAGACGGAGGCCAAGAGGCAGGCTTCTCGGTGCAGGTGTGAGCCCCTCCAAGAACTGGGGCTCCCCGCAGGTGGGGAAATGGCTCCGCCCCCTCTGGCACCTCAAATGAAGTCAAACATAGGCCCAAGCATTCAGTAGGCGCTCTACAATGTGCAcgagagaggcagagccagggaggAGAGACGTCCACAGCGCCAGCAACTCCTTCTCCAGTGCCCACTGTGTGTCGGGTCTGTGGCCGTGAGCCATACTCAGAAACCTGCTGACATGGAGCGACCCTGCAAGGCCAAGGCAAGAATTCCTCGTGTACCATCTGCCTCCCGCTGGGccgtgagctccctgagggcaggactgGTCTCTTGGTCTCCTTGTGTCCCCAGCGCCCAGCtccaggcctggcacagagcaggggctcaGTGCCTgtgaagggcaggagggagagaaggtaCAGTCAGGGACACAGGCCAGAGCAAGAGAATAAGAGAGGATGGGAGAAAAGAACTCTTCAATATCTGTCTACACCATACAGGCCTGTCAATACCAGGGTAGGGGCGTCTAACCCAGTAGAGGGTggaaataatttacatttatatatttttctcatactttttgttttctctctctataaTGTACCCAACGTGTTGATACAATAGGACTggtatataatttataaagataaatgtaactgtaaatatatatatatatgtgcatgtatatttcACATTCCAGTGTTTAACTAATAACTTCGATGAGCAGTGATTTAGACCTGGATCCCTCTGAGGGCAAGGATCACGTGGGCACATTCCTGCTGTAACTCCAGTGCCCAGCCCTGGTCTGGCTCATGTGGGTGCTCAACAAAGATTTGCTAAATgcatgaaaaacagaaagagacagtgagacagaaagagagacaagGGGATAGGGCAAATGAGGGGCCAAAATGTGTATGCCCATCTAGCACCCCAGCTGAGCAAGAAGGCCCAGGGAGTGGGCAGATGGGAGGGAGGGTccgtggggtgggaggaggtccTGGGCCTGCAGCACCCACCTGTAGACCAGGGAGTCGTCCGCCGAGCTGTTGTACTGGACCTGGTACATGCGGATGCCGGGCACTGGCCTCTGGGCTGGCCAGCGGATGAGCACGGAGTTCGAGGTGAGGTCGGCCGCCACGAGCCGCCGTTCCGCGGTTGATTCGTTGGCACCAGGTCGGCCGGGCGTGGCGATGTCAGAGGAGCCAGGCTCAGTGaggggcggcggggcggccggCGGGGGCGCCATCAGCGGCAGAGGCACCACGCACACCTCCACCGGGGCCGTGGCTTCCCCGGCGGCATTGGAGGCGATGCAGGTGAAGGTGCCGCTGTCCCGCAAGGTGGTAATAGTTACATCCAGCGTCCCATCCCCCCGGACCCGGGTCCGGCTCGAGTTCCCCAGCAACCGCCCGTCGGGGGCCACCCAATGCACCACCGGCTCAGGGTCACCCACGGCGCGGCACCGCAGGCTGACCGCCTGGCCCTCCACCACCAGCGCCCGGCCCCCCGCCTGCCGTGTGATCAGCGGGGGTTCACACAGGAACTCCTCCTCCGGGATGGACCAGAAGTAGCGGTCGGTGAGGTGCTCAGGGGTGGCGCACGTCTCCAGGTCGTCCTCTCTGGTCAGCCGCCGCAGCCAGAGCAGCTCGCAGTTGCAGTGCAACGGGTTGCCACCAAAGCTGACCGTGAGCGGCGTGGGCGGCTTCGGCCCAGTGCCCTGCGACCTCAGGAAGAGCCCATCGGGGGGCAGTTTATGGAGGCGGTTGGAGGTCATGTCCAGGCGAACCAGTTTGTGAAGCTGCACGAAGGTACCCTCGGCGATGTGGTCGATGAGATTGTGGTCCAGGGTGAGGGTGTTGAGGTTCACCATCTGGCCCACGGCCTCCCACGGCAGGGCCTCGAGGTTGTTGTAGGACAGGTCCAGGTCCTCCACGGTGGACAGGAAGGCGTCGAAGGCCGCCGACTCCACTCGGCGGATCTGGTTGTTGCCAAGGATGAGATGGCGGAGGTTGCCCAAGCCGCGCAGCTGGTCGCCACGCACCTCGGCCAGGCGGTTGCTGTCGAGGTGCAGGGCGCGCAGGGCGCGGAGGTCGGCAAAGGCGCCGGCGGCCACCTGGCCGATGGTGTTGCGGGAGAGGGTGAGGTGCACCAGGCTGGTCATGTTGGCGAAGTCTCGGCGGCGCACGGCCGCGATGAAGTTGTCGGTGAGGCGCAGCTCCACCACGCGCCGGTCGATGGCCGGTGGCACGAACAGCAAGCCGGTCTTGGCGCACAGCATGGTCAGCGTGGGCGCCACGTTCTGGCAGATGCAGCGGCCGGGGCAGGGCTGGCCATGGGATGCCCCCGCccagaggagcagcaggaaggGCAGCGCAGCGGGCGGCGGTGAGAGGGACGCGGAGGACAAGGGGCCCGGAGCCATGGTGCAGGGCgcaggtgggaggggtgggaggtgagacctgcaagggaaggagaagggtTACCCCAGGCATCAGGCTtgacccccagcctggccccccCGGGATGTCCTGACCCAGACCCCTCCCTTCCTGACAACCAGGTCCTATAGGACAGTGACAGGACTGATTAGCAGCTGGCATGCATTTGTTGTTAATAGATGATATTTCCACGCTGGTTGGTAAATTACCACTGCCCCACCCCTGAGTGTGctacccccacctctgcccctcccctAGGAGTTCCCAGACCTCACACAATCTCCCAACCAGAGGCCCAGCTTGGGCCTTCCAGGACctgctaaatatttttaaaaatcactgctgAGTAGGGTTTAAGGTGAATTTCAAAGCCATACtccctgggttcaaaccccagctctgacacttactagctgtgtgacctccgGCAAGTGTCTGAACCTCTCTGAatctcggtttcttcatctgtaaaatggagagaaaaacaggCCTTACCTCGGTGAGGATTCAATGGACTTATATGCATAgtgtacttagaacagtgcctggcacataaaatgTGTTCAATACATGTTAGTAATTATTACCATCATCATGGAGTGTCCAATATGTGCCAGGCCTAGAATTGTGCACTGGTATTAAGAGCCAGGGCTTGGAAATCAAACGGACTCAGGTTCAAGTCCTGGCTGCCTCATTTGCTAGCTCCGTGACCCCAAACCAATGATTTCCCCTAACTAGGCCATAATTTCctgatttgtaaaatgggatgataattgTACCATCTTCATTGGGTTCTTGCAAAGGTTCCGTGAGCTCATTCATGGGGCCACTGAGCAGAGGCCCTGGCACACAGTCAATATCCAATAAATGTTAAGGgtaacccccccacccccttcgGGAGGGGGGCCGGAGACTGAAGGTGGGAGGGGCTGAGACACCTGACCAGCCTCCCTGCTCAGCCTTGGCAGGTCCTCCTCTGAGCCTGGTTTCATCCTGGGCTCTGCTGAGCTCCCAAGCAGGGGGCAGACTTTCACGCTCACATCAGTGGGCACACACAAGGCCCCATCcatgcctacacacacacacactcacacacgcattCACACACTCACGCTATGCCTCTGCTCCAGGCAAAACCTTCCGGCAGGGATTCCCCCGCGGCGGCTGCAGCCCACGACGTGTCAGTTCCCATCACAAcacggggtgggtggggggagaagaggaaaggatgggAAGGGGGCGTCCCTGGAACTGTtttcaccccacccccagcccagtccCTGCTGGCCCACCTCCCAGGAACCTACAGTTTGGGGGCTGTGATCTAATGCGGGCCTGATCCTTCAGCATGAGGGGAGGGGTGGACACGGAGAAGAGCGGccaagagagtcagagagagaggtgaagagacagggagagataagggggagggagagatggactggcagaaacagagagacagagtcagagagagagagagacaaggagataaaaagagaaagactctgaaagaaaggTGAAGAGACAGGGAGCAAGaatgaagcaaagagagaaaaactgagaGTGGAGGAGACACTCGGAAAAGAGATGCTGAGAcatagagaggagagagggagaaacaggaagagagaatgagtgaTAGACAAggacaaggaagaaagagagagagggaggaagacacTGATTGggctagagagagaaaaagagagtcagGCCGCGCCACCACCTCTGagttccccacccccacccccacattaATTTGTCCTGAACTCCCGCTGGGGCACTGCTCTGTGCTGGCCAGAACACCCTGGCCTGGAAGGCGGAACTCCTGAGCCAGGAGGCCCAGCTCTGCACCTGCCCGGCTGTGGGGTCTCTAGGGCTCAGCATCCCCATCTAGGAAACGGAAGTACAGAGCTTCACCTCCCACAGCTGGGGTGGGGTTCAAGTTGAAAGAGTAATAATAGCAATgaaaacagctaacatttacaGAGAGTCAGTGCAGCACTGCAGGACAGAATCTGGACCCAACTGCCCCGGGGTCACACCCCCATTCCCTGCTGTGTGACTTCCCCTCTGTGCCTCAATGTGCGCATCCATAAAAATGGGCGTACGAcagcacctacctcacagggtcgTGGTGCGGATTGAATGAGATGATACACTGTTACACGCTCAGAATAGTTCCCGCAGAGTAAATGCTACCAAAATGTTAGCTGCTCCGATTAttaatttatccttttctctGACTCCCTCTCAGCCACCGGCGGGTCGGACTATCAGGGCATCTTCCCacatgcaggcacacacacacaccaaataaTAAAGCAGGTCCACGCCACTCTCCAAATGCAGGGGTCATTTCACGTCATGAAACTCTGGCGCCCAAACCCCTACTTCCCTACCACCTTCGCTGTCCTGGCCTGAGACCCCTGCCTGCCACCCATGCCCTGTCTCCACCATAAGCCCTTACCCAAACATGATGCTCCTGACCTTGTcgccacccccagcccagggggCATCTGGCCCCTCGGGACACTGCCATGTCCTGCACGGAAATTCACATGAGGCAGGGCTCCAGGCCTCCTGCTGGCTCAGAACAAGCCCACTCACTCCACATCTCTGTCCCCAGCCCGAGGGACCCCACTCACCTCTCTTCAGGGAGTCAGGGCCTGGGCCAGTACCTGCAAAGGAACACAACAACCCTGTTAGCATCCTTCTGGCTCCTCTCCTAGGAGACCATCTCAGCCAAGGAAGTCCCTGGTGTGATCACTCTCTTGGCCCTCCTGCTTCAGGCTCTGCAGAGTATCGGATGGACCCAGGAAGTCATCTCTGGAAGACGAGGAGTCTGGGCCTCAGGGCTGTTTCCTCCAAAACTTAGGAGTCCAGGACCTTAGCCCTCTGTCCTCTGGGAGCTCAAGAGGCCAGgaccccagcctcctccttcctcagacTCAAGAGTCCACTCTCAGTCCATTCCTTTCTGAAGACccagcctccttctcctccagaCCCAGGATGTGaggctcccagcctcctccttccAGAGTTCACACCCCAGGCCCCCAACTCCAAACACCTGAGCAGTCCCTGGAGCTGGGAAGAGCCAGAGGTCCCATCCTTGTCATCACACCATTGCCACACCAACATGtgtggacatgccagaacccacATGGGCCCACAACCCAATCTCTACATCTGGACTTCCACGGACACACCAGCACGATCTGTGTGCCCCCCACCCTTCATGGGCTCTTGGCCCGGATGTGGACACACTCCTGTCCATGGACCCTAGGCTGGACCCCAGCATACCACAGGTCATGCCACATAGGCCCCAATCTCACTGGTCCCATGAGTGGGGTCGGCCttgtgctggggacacagcccaTGTGAGGGTATCGCCCTGCACATATGTGTTTGAACAGACACACCACCACTCCCTGGAGACCAACACTGATGCTTAAATGGACTCACAACATAGACAGATACATGCCCTTAAGGTTGACACAACTGCACACAACCACATATACACAACATTGACTTTCCCTtgcaaattcacacacacacatgcacacatacaacAGAGAAACCCGTGTGCCCCCTTGCAGACAACCAGGTACATGCACCTGTAACAGACATCCCCTTGCACACTCATCAACACAGTGCACACACATATAACAGATACTCACTTGCACAATCAAAGGTACACAGGTGCATGCTTTTAAATGCCCAAACACACTCCTACAACTTCACATAGCCTCGTGATGCACGGTCACAAAGCTGATACATTCCTATACCAAAAGCTGCTCCAATGCACACACTAGCTGATACAcacctcacacacatacacagaaccacaagcatacacacacactcaccaggCTGATACATACTCAAATGAGCACGCACAGGCACAAAAAGATTCACCTTTGCAGAGACACTCCGAGATGTTCACTCATAAGAGACACATGCTCACACAACAGCCCTGGAAGGGATTTACACACTTACAAATGCACACAAAATTTTGAACCACAGTGGCAGAGTCAACAGAGAGGCAcagattcacacacacacagtcacggACACacatccctcccagcccccaggcacCCTCACCCCACCTACTTCCAAGGCCACAGAAATGCTcacatccctccctcccagcaaCCAGGGCACAAGCCAGGGCCAGAGGTCAGAGTTCAGCGGGTCGAATCTCAGAGGGTTGGGGGGCTGAGCCCTAGAGAACCAGTCCAAGACCCTCCCACCAGCAGCCCAAAGGGCCCCCAGCCTGTCCATCTGGATGCAGGCAACTCTGGCCCCATCTGCGGCGATCTGGCAGGGGGGGGAATTGGGGCCGGGTGGGTGGAGAAGGGCCGGGTCTGCGGCCCTCCCCTCGGGCCCATCTGTCCATCGCTCGGCCTCTCATCCCTCCATCTGTCCACCTACCGGCCGCCCATCCCCCCCACCCAGCCACCAGGAAGGGGAAGACATGGCCGTCTCCCCCAAGGACCGCTGAGGACCCCCCCAGTTGACATGGCCCGAGGGAGCGGctaactcccctcccccaaacccacaGGGAGGCCTGGAGCCATAGGGCGCCGAGCCCCAGCCCCCGGCCCGGAACCTGAcgtggacacacagacacacaccctcGGAGACATACAAccagcagacacacacacacaaatggacaCCCGGGCGGGCACACCCGGCCCCACAGACCCTTGGATGGACATGGAACCCGGACACAAACACCCAACGCAGCTGGCCGCGCGCGCACActcgcggggggggggggaacccATACCTGGGCACACAACCCacgcacacacacctgcacacagcCCCTCCGATGGGCGCGCGACAGCCCCCAGACCCACGGCCGGAGGGGCAGCACTCGGGGGGACACACGCCCGGCCGGCCACAGCACCTCGGCTCGACCCCCGGCACACGCCCGGATGGCCACCCAGGCGGGGCGCCGCACACGCCGCGCCGGGCACACACAGGGCCGCGCGAGCGCACGCCGGGCCCGCCGCAGCGCCGCGGACACACTCGCACGCTCGCGGCTCACACCGCGCTCACACCGGCgcccccgcccgccgcctcccgggCCGCTGCGGGCCGCGCTCACCCAGCCCGGGGGGGCCCcgggcccggccccgccgccgccgccgcgctccgcgccatggtggggggagggccggggagggggcgcgggccgcggggccgcctcctcccgcctcccgcctcccgcCCGCCCGAGCCGCCGCCGAGCTCCGCCctccgcgccgcccgccgcccgggccccgccgccgccgccgcaagGGGGGAGGGCGCGCCGACCGGAGGGGCGGGAGGGGCGGCTGCACCCCCCGATCCCCGCCCGGGGCCCGCCGCAGACCCCTCTCCGCTGCGGAGCAGCCGGCCCGCCCCCGACCTCTCCCcggccccacctccagccctgccGGCTTCCCCAGAGACCCCCCAGACCACGCCCCGACTGGCCTGGGGACCCCGGATCTCCCGGACGGAGACATCAGATTGTGTCCCGATACCCAGGGGGACCTCAGACCATGCCTTACCTCCTGTGAGGACCCAAATCATGTTCTACAGCCACCCAGGACCACAAACCGTGTCCTACTCTCCTTGGTGACCTCAGACTCTGCCCCACACCCCACCAGGGACCCCAGACCATGTCCCCAAATCCAGGGAGACCCCAGACCATATTCCAACATCCAAGGGGATCCAGAGCACCCCCATCAGGGACCTTAAATCATACCCCAACATTCAGGCGGACCCCAGACCACACCCCATCCCTCAGGGACCCCAGACCATACCCCAACATCCAGAGAGGACCTAGACCATAGGTCAACATCCAGGAAGACCCCAGATCATGCCTTACCCCCCTTGGGGACCCAGGCCATGTTCTCTAGCCACCCAGAACCACAAATCA
This window encodes:
- the LRFN1 gene encoding leucine-rich repeat and fibronectin type III domain-containing protein 1 isoform X2 — encoded protein: MAPGPLSSASLSPPPAALPFLLLLWAGASHGQPCPGRCICQNVAPTLTMLCAKTGLLFVPPAIDRRVVELRLTDNFIAAVRRRDFANMTSLVHLTLSRNTIGQVAAGAFADLRALRALHLDSNRLAEVRGDQLRGLGNLRHLILGNNQIRRVESAAFDAFLSTVEDLDLSYNNLEALPWEAVGQMVNLNTLTLDHNLIDHIAEGTFVQLHKLVRLDMTSNRLHKLPPDGLFLRSQGTGPKPPTPLTVSFGGNPLHCNCELLWLRRLTREDDLETCATPEHLTDRYFWSIPEEEFLCEPPLITRQAGGRALVVEGQAVSLRCRAVGDPEPVVHWVAPDGRLLGNSSRTRVRGDGTLDVTITTLRDSGTFTCIASNAAGEATAPVEVCVVPLPLMAPPPAAPPPLTEPGSSDIATPGRPGANESTAERRLVAADLTSNSVLIRWPAQRPVPGIRMYQVQYNSSADDSLVYRH
- the LRFN1 gene encoding leucine-rich repeat and fibronectin type III domain-containing protein 1 isoform X1; amino-acid sequence: MAPGPLSSASLSPPPAALPFLLLLWAGASHGQPCPGRCICQNVAPTLTMLCAKTGLLFVPPAIDRRVVELRLTDNFIAAVRRRDFANMTSLVHLTLSRNTIGQVAAGAFADLRALRALHLDSNRLAEVRGDQLRGLGNLRHLILGNNQIRRVESAAFDAFLSTVEDLDLSYNNLEALPWEAVGQMVNLNTLTLDHNLIDHIAEGTFVQLHKLVRLDMTSNRLHKLPPDGLFLRSQGTGPKPPTPLTVSFGGNPLHCNCELLWLRRLTREDDLETCATPEHLTDRYFWSIPEEEFLCEPPLITRQAGGRALVVEGQAVSLRCRAVGDPEPVVHWVAPDGRLLGNSSRTRVRGDGTLDVTITTLRDSGTFTCIASNAAGEATAPVEVCVVPLPLMAPPPAAPPPLTEPGSSDIATPGRPGANESTAERRLVAADLTSNSVLIRWPAQRPVPGIRMYQVQYNSSADDSLVYRMIPSTSQTFLVNDLAAGRAYDLCVLAVYDDGATALPATRVVGCVQFTTAGDPAPCRPLRAHFLGGTMIIAIGGVIVASVLVFIVLLMIRYKVYGDGDGRRVKGTSRSAPRVSHVCSQTNGAGAPQAPAPPAQDRYEALREVAPPAAAAPAVEAKATAAEPASAESEAALGRSLGGSATSLCLLPSEETSGEESLAAAGPRRSRSGALGPPASAPPTLALVPGGAPARPRPQQRYSFDGDYGALFQSHSYPRRARRTKRHRSTPHLDGAGGGAAGEDGDLGLGSARARLAFTSTEWMLESTV